In one window of Megalopta genalis isolate 19385.01 chromosome 4, iyMegGena1_principal, whole genome shotgun sequence DNA:
- the LOC117218849 gene encoding translation machinery-associated protein 7 homolog has translation MSGRDGGKKKPLKAPKKEPKQLDDDDVAFKQKQKEQQKALQEAAKKASQRGPLVTGGIKKSGKK, from the coding sequence ATGTCTGGTCGGGACGGTGGCAAGAAAAAACCTCTGAAGGCGCCCAAAAAGGAACCGAAGCAGCTGGACGACGATGACGTTGCTTTCAAAcaaaagcaaaaggaacaacagAAAGCCCTCCAGGAGGCCGCGAAAAAGGCTAGTCAGAGAGGGCCCCTGGTCACGGGTGGCATAAAGAAATCTGGCAAAAAATGA